The proteins below are encoded in one region of Belonocnema kinseyi isolate 2016_QV_RU_SX_M_011 chromosome 5, B_treatae_v1, whole genome shotgun sequence:
- the LOC117172799 gene encoding mpv17-like protein 2: MGIFSKLFGKYLLITNTASCGLMMAVADVIHQQGELFRQNRSTKVVSISTNVLEQENGEDKKVTLSCGSEHDFTRTRNMLTVGLLQGPFHHYFYKFLEKSLPGTKALSVLKKTFADQMLSSPTCIAIFFFGHGFLERRNLKEINEEVQHKFLHTWKVDWCFFPPAQMVNFLYVPVQYRVLYINMMTMLFDIFLSYVKYEAEFTH; encoded by the exons ATGGGTATTTTTAGCAAACTCTTCG ggaagtACTTGTTGATCACCAACACCGCAAGTTGCGGCCTCATGATGGCCGTTGCGGATGTGATACATCAGCAAGGCGAATTATTCAGACAAAATCGCTCGACGAAAGTGGTTTCGATTTCTACCAATGTATTAGAACAAGAAAATGGAGAAGACAAAAAAGTCACACTATCCTGCGGATCTGAACATGACTTCACTCGCACGAGAAATATGTTGACTGTTGGTCTCCTTCAGGGACCATTTCATcactatttttacaaatttttggaaaaatctttaCCCGGGACTAAGGCCCTTTCGGTTTTGAAAAAAACCTTTGCTGACCAGATGTTGTCCAGTCCAACTTGtattgccatttttttctttggtcATGGATTTCTGGAAAGAAGGAATCTCAAGGAAATCAATGAAGAAGTCCAGCACAAATTTCTACATACATGGAAG gtagACTGGTGTTTCTTTCCTCCTGCACAGATGGTGAACTTTTTATATGTCCCTGTTCAATATCGTGTCCTTTATATCAATATGATGACGATGCTTTTCGACATTTTCTTGTCTTACGtcaaatat GAAGCTGAATTTACACATTGA